CTTCGTCCCGTCAATGCGCCACTCCATGCGAAGTGTGACGGGATTCCGCTCCCCGACAACCGCGGGCGTTGACATGCGGGGTCGCCAGCCGTCGAAGAAGTCGAGGCGCTGCGCGGGTATGAAGGCCATACGCGCATCGGTGATCTCTGGATGCTGGGTGCCGAAGAAGTCGGGGAACAAGACCACGGCATAGAAGACGATCAGCACGGCGCAACTGGCAAGCGCCAGGCGGTGCTTCCTGAAACGCCACCAGATGAGTTGCCAGTTGGACGCCAGCGAAACCCGCTCTTCGGCCTCGGTTACAAGGGGCCCCGCGAGCTGGATGACGGCCTCCTCGGCCTGTGGATTCCCAGCCACCGCGCTCTAGCCCTCCATCCTAATCCGCGGGTCGGCCCAGGCCAGCAGCACGTCGGAGATCAACGTGCCGACTATGGTGAGGAAGCAGTATATCAAGAGGATGCTGCCCGCCAGGTACATGTCCTGACTTATGAGCGCGCGCAACAGGAGCGGGCCGATGTTGGGGAGGTTCATCACGGTGGCGACGATGAGGCTCCCAGAGAAGAGCTGCGGCAGGTACCAGCCGATGGTGCTCACCAGCGGGTTCAGCGCGATGCGAACCGGGTACTTCAGAACGAGCCGCCACTCCGACAGCCCCTTGGCGCGCGCCGTGACGACATACGGCTTGTTGAGTTCGTCCAGGAGGTTGGCGCGCATGATGCGCGTGAGACGGGCTGTCCCGGCAATGCCGAGGATGATTACCGGCAGCCAGATGTGCTTGAGCAGGTCGCCGAAGCGCGCCAGACTCCACGGCGCTTGGACATACTCGGGAGAGAAGAGTCCGGTAATGCTGATACCGAAATGGGAAAAGGCGAGCCACATAAGGACCAACGCCAGCAGGAAGTTGGGCGTCGCCACGCCGACGTAGTTCAGCACTGCAAGCGCGTAATCGAGGAACGAGCGCGGATGCGTCGCCGAGTAGATGCCGGCCGGAATCGCCACCAGCCATGTGAAGACGAAGGAGATAAGAGCGAGCAGAACCGTGAGCAGCAGGAGTTCGCCTATCAACTCTCGATTCGGGCGCTGATACTCCAGGGACAGGCCCAGGTCGCCCTTCAGCAGGCTCTCCATCCAGCGGACGTACTGGATGTAGATCGGCTGGTCGAGCCCAAACTGCCGCTTCAGCGCCTCGACCTGCGCCAGGTCAACGGAGGAACCGGTCGCCGCCAGCATTGAGACGTAGCTGGTCAGGAAGTCGCCCGGCGGCGCCTGCACCAACAGGAAGACCAGAATCGAGAAGACGAGGAGCAGGGCGGGAAGGAGGAGCAGGCGTTGGACTACGACTCGCAGCACCGGAGCTAAACCTCGCCTTCAGCTAAGCGGCGGGCAGCAACGGCATAGCGCCGTTGCCACCCACCGCCGCGTGTCACTTATCTCACTTCTTGTAGAAGAACTGCTCGGTGCGGGCATTCCCCGGCGTGCGCAGCGGCCAGTCCTTGGCCAGCTTGGTCGGGACATTGCGCATCCTCGCGTTGACCACAGCCACCCCCTGGTCCAGCGGGGTCAGGCCGACGGTCCCGATCTCGAACATGTTGTCCACCCAGATCCTGAACATCTCCTGGGCTATCCTGGCCTGCTCCCTGGGGCCGACCGTCCTGCCCCTGTCGATCAGCTCGACGATCCTCTTGGTCTCGGCGGGAGGTTCAACACCTTCCCTTCCTCCCGTATCGTACCACTGCTTCCACAGAGGTCCCGTGGTGATCGTCCCGTAGAGGAGGGAGCGCGGGTCGTACTTCGGCACGCCCGTGAACGGGAAGCCCGAGGTGTCCTGATTCCAGATCTCTGCCTGGAGATCGTTGGCCATTCGCATCGTGAAATGCAGCGCCCGCTCGCGGACCTGGACGAGGGTCCTGATGCCGACCCGCTCCCAGTCTTTGGCGATCAGCTGCGCGATGTCGGGCCAGGGGCCGAAGACGGGGACCACGGAGAGCTCGACGATAGCGCGTCTGGTTGTGCCGGGAAGGAGACG
Above is a window of Armatimonadota bacterium DNA encoding:
- a CDS encoding ABC transporter permease, whose translation is MLRVVVQRLLLLPALLLVFSILVFLLVQAPPGDFLTSYVSMLAATGSSVDLAQVEALKRQFGLDQPIYIQYVRWMESLLKGDLGLSLEYQRPNRELIGELLLLTVLLALISFVFTWLVAIPAGIYSATHPRSFLDYALAVLNYVGVATPNFLLALVLMWLAFSHFGISITGLFSPEYVQAPWSLARFGDLLKHIWLPVIILGIAGTARLTRIMRANLLDELNKPYVVTARAKGLSEWRLVLKYPVRIALNPLVSTIGWYLPQLFSGSLIVATVMNLPNIGPLLLRALISQDMYLAGSILLIYCFLTIVGTLISDVLLAWADPRIRMEG